In Rhodothermales bacterium, the DNA window GTTTCCCGAGTCGCCGGTGCGGCTTGAGGCACTACAGCGGTGGCGGGGGGCGAAGCCGCAGTGTCGCGCGCGGTGGGCGTCGGCGCGACGGTCTGGGGTGCGACCGAGTCGGCGGCCTGCTGGGCCGCGGCGGGGCCGCCGAGCGCGAAGGCCAGAGCCAGTACGAGAGACAGCGCGAGGCGCGGGAGGACCATGGGAGGCAGGTGGGCGACGGAACGATGCCCGAATGTACGGCGGCGCTCCAACTTCGGGGGGCGCCGGAGTTCTCGGCGGGCACGGACGCGGGAATGGTCCGTACAACGTGCTCCCTTCGCCCCATTTCGCCCCTCCGCCATGCGCCTCCGTCACCTCGGCTACGCCTGCATCAACCTCACCCTCGGCACGAAGAGCCGGACCCTCCGCCTCGCGAACCTCCGCACGGAAAGGCTCATCCCCGTCATCACCCAGAACCTCCAGTCGATCCTGGACATGCTGCGGTGGAACGCCGAGCACGGCATCCACTTCTTCCGCGTCTCGTCCGACGTGATCCCGTTCGCGACGAAGCCGGAGTTCCCGTTCGACTGGGCCGAGGCCTACGACTGGCTGTTCCGCGACATCCGCCGCGTCGTCAAAGCGGAGGGCATCCGCGTCTCGTCCCACCCCGGGCAGTACACCGTGCTCAACTCGCCGAAGCGGCGCGTCGTCGAGGAGTCGATCGCGGAGCTGGAGCACCAGGCCCGCTTCCTCGATCTCATCGACCCTGTCCACGGGACGCTCACGCTCCACGTCGGCGGGGCGTACGGGGACAAGGCGGCGGCCGTCGAACGGTTCGTGGAGACCTTCGGCCGCCTCTCGGACCGGGCGCAGCAGATGCTCATCCTCGAAAACGACGACACCACGTATTCGCTCGACGACGTGCTCCCGCTCTGCGAACGGCTCGGCATCCCCCTCGTCTTCGACTACTTCCACCACCAGTGCCTCCACTCGGGCGACGACTACCGCGAGGGGCTGACCGAAAAGCTCGACCGCGTCGTGGCGACGTGGGGCGGGCGCGTCCCGAAG includes these proteins:
- the uvsE gene encoding UV DNA damage repair endonuclease UvsE, with the protein product MRLRHLGYACINLTLGTKSRTLRLANLRTERLIPVITQNLQSILDMLRWNAEHGIHFFRVSSDVIPFATKPEFPFDWAEAYDWLFRDIRRVVKAEGIRVSSHPGQYTVLNSPKRRVVEESIAELEHQARFLDLIDPVHGTLTLHVGGAYGDKAAAVERFVETFGRLSDRAQQMLILENDDTTYSLDDVLPLCERLGIPLVFDYFHHQCLHSGDDYREGLTEKLDRVVATWGGRVPKFHLSSARPDGPPTAHADYVRPEDLDEFVALMDTVRGDGEYDIMLEAKAKERATLALADYLRDGTVPAPLGPAETVAEGVDAG